The following are encoded together in the Zonotrichia albicollis isolate bZonAlb1 chromosome 10, bZonAlb1.hap1, whole genome shotgun sequence genome:
- the BBS5 gene encoding BBSome complex member BBS5 produces MSGVLDVLWEDRDVRFDISPQQMKMRPGEVLIDCLESVEDTKGNNGDRGKLLVTNLRIIWRSLSLPRVNLSVGYNCVINITTRTANSKLRGQTEALYILTKCNNTRFEFIFTNVVPGSPRLFTSVIAVHRAYETSKMYRDLKLRSALIQNKQLRLLPQEQIYDKVNGVWNLSSDQGNLGTFFITNVRIVWHANMNDSFNVSIPYLQIRSIKMRDSKFGLALVIESSQQSGGYVLGFKIDPVEKLQEAVKEINSLHKVYSANPIFGVDYEMEEKPQPLEDLTVEQVPDDVEIEADEHTDAFVAYFADENKQHDREPVFSEELGLAIEKLKDGFTLQGLWEVMT; encoded by the exons ATGAGCGGCGTGCTGGACGTGCTGTGGGAGGACAGGGATGTCCGCTTCGACATCTCCCCGCA aCAAATGAAAATGAGACCTGGAGAGGTCCTTATAGACTGCTTAGAGTCTGTGGAAGATACCAAAGGAAACAACGGAGACAGAG GCAAGCTGCTTGTGACAAATTTGCGGATCATTTGGCGCTCACTGTCATTGCCCAGAGTCAACCTCT CTGTCGGATACAACTGCGTTATAAATATAACTACAAGAACTGCCAACTCA AAATTACGAGGGCAGACAGAAGCTCTGTATATATTGACTAAATGTAACAATACTCGCTTTGAGTTCATATTTACCAATGTTGTTCCTGGAAGTCCCAGACTTTTCACTTCAGTTATTGCTGTGCACAG AGCTTATGAAACTTCCAAAATGTATCGTGATCTGAAGCTGAGAAGTGCATTGATTCAAAACAAGCAACTGAGATTGTTACCACAAGAACAAATCTATGATAAAGTCAATGGAGTTTGGAATTTATCAAGTGACCAG ggaaatttgggaacATTTTTCATTACTAATGTCAGAATAGTTTGGCATGCAAATATGAATGACAGCTTTAATGTCAGCATACCATATCTACAAATT CGTTCAATAAAAATGAGAGACTCGAAGTTTGGCTTGGCTCTTGTGATAGAGAGTTCTCAGCAG AGTGGAGGATATGTACTTGGTTTTAAAATAGACCCTGTAGAGAAGCTACAGGAGGCagtgaaagaaattaattcGCTTCACAAAGTTTATTCAGCTAATCCTATATTTGGAGTGGATTATGAAATGGAAGAAAAG CCTCAACCCCTTGAAGACCTAACAGTGGAGCAGGTTCCAGATGATGTGGAAATAGAAGCTGATGAACATACAGATGCTTTTGTG gCTTACTTTGCTGATGAAAACAAG CAACATGACCGGGAGCCTGTGTTTTCAGAAGAACTGGGACTTGCAATAGAGAAGCTGAAGGATGGATTCACACTCCAGGGACTCTGGGAAGTAATGACCTGA
- the KLHL41 gene encoding kelch-like protein 41 — MYLYLASEIKLQRLQAGQKAHWSAFFTDKPLGRQQLKLSTPSPFPSVCEMDSQRELTEELRLYQSTLLQDGLKELLEEKKFVDCSLKAGDRSLPCHRLILSACSPYFREYFLSEQNEEKKKEVVLDNVDPNILDMIVKYLYSASIDLNDSNVQDIFALASRFQIPSVFTVCVSYLQKRLAVGNCLAILRLGVLLDCPRLAFSARDFVSDHFVQICKEEDFMQLAPHELISVISPDSLNVEKEELVFEAVMRWVRTDKENRVKSLGEIFDCIRFRLMPEKYFKEQVEKDDIIKSNSDLQKKVKIIKDAFAGKLPDSSKSTEKSTKGEVNGDVGDEDLLPGYLNDLPRHGMFVKDLILLVNDTAAVAYDPLENECYLAALAEQIPRNHSSIVTKQNQVYIVGGLYVEEENKDQPFQSYFFQLDSIAGEWVALPPLPSARCLFGLGESDNKIYVIAGKDLRTEESLDSVLCYDPVAMKWGEIKKLPIKVYGHATISNNGLIYCLGGKTDDKKCTNRLFVYNPKKGDWRDLAPMKVPRSMFGTAIHKGKIVIAGGVTEEGLTASVEAFDLTTNKWEIMPEFPQERSSISLVTLSGALYAIGGFAMIQLESKEFAPSEVTDIWKYDDEKKEWVGILKEIRYATGASCLATRLNLFKLSKL, encoded by the exons ATGTACCTATATTTAGCTAGTGAGATTAAATTGCAGAGGCTTCAAGCAGGGCAAAAAGCACATTGGTCTGCCTTTTTTACAGACAAACCCTTGGGCAGACAACAGCTAAAGCTTTCTACTCCCTCCCCTTTCCCAAGTGTTTGCGAAATGGATTCCCAAAGGGAACTCACTGAAGAGCTCAGACTTTACCAATCCACCCTCCTTCAGGATGGCCTCAAAGAACTCCTTGAAGAGAAAAAGTTTGTAGATTGCTCTCTAAAAGCTGGTGACAGAAGCCTGCCTTGCCACAGATTGATTCTGTCGGCATGTAGCCCTTATTTTCGTGAGTATTTCTTATCTGAgcaaaatgaagagaaaaagaaggaagtaGTTCTAGATAATGTTGACCCCAACATCCTGGATATGATTGTCAAATACCTTTATTCAGCAAGTATTGATCTCAATGATTCTAATGTGCAAGATATTTTTGCTTTGGCCAGCCGCTTTCAGATCCCTTCTGTAttcactgtgtgtgtgtcctaCCTTCAGAAGAGGCTTGCTGTTGGGAACTGTCTGGCCATCCTTCGGTTAGGTGTTCTGCTTGACTGCCCCAGACTTGCATTTTCTGCCCGTGATTTTGTTTCAGATCATTTTGTGCAGATCTGCAAAGAAGAGGACTTCATGCAGCTTGCCCCTCATGAACTCATCTCAGTTATCTCACCTGACAGTTTAAATGTAGAGAAGGAAGAACTGGTATTTGAAGCAGTAATGAGATGGGTCCGGACAGACAAGGAGAACAGAGTAAAGAGCCTGGGGGAAATTTTTGACTGCATACGTTTTCGTCTAATgccagaaaaatatttcaaagaacaGGTTGAGAAGGATGATATAATTAAAAGCAACTCAGACCTTCAGAAAAAAGTTAAGATTATTAAGGATGCTTTTGCTGGAAAACTGCCTGACTCTAGCAAAAGCACAGAGAAGTCAACCAAAGGGGAGGTGAATGGTGATGTAGGAGATGAAGATTTACTGCCTGGCTACCTAAATGACCTTCCCAGGCATGGCATGTTCGTCAAAGACCTGATTCTTCTGGTTAATGACACTGCTGCAGTAGCTTATGATCCTCTTGAAAATGAATGCTACCTGGCAGCCCTCGCAGAACAGATTCCCAGAAATCATTCCAGTATAGTCACCAAACAAAATCAGGTCTATATTGTTGGAGGACTCTATGTggaagaggaaaacaaggaTCAGCCTTTCCAGTCATACTTCTTCCAG CTGGATAGCATTGCTGGAGAGTGGGTTGCCCTTCCTCCACTGCCATCAGCCAGGTGTCTCTTCGGGCTGGGAGAGTCAGACAACAAGATCTATGTCATAGCAGGCAAGGACCTTCGCACCGAGGAGTCGCTAGATTCAGTGCTGTGCTATGACCCTGT GGCAATGAAATGGGGTGAGATCAAAAAACTGCCCATCAAAGTATATGGCCATGCAACCATCTCAAACAATGGACTGATATATTGTCTTGGTGGAAAAACTGATGATAA GAAATGCACTAATAGATTATTTGTGTACAATCCCAAGAAAGGAGACTGGAGAGACCTGGCTCCAATGAAAGTGCCTCGCTCGATGTTTGGAACAGCCATCCATAAGGGCAAGATTGTCATTGCAGGTGGTGTCACTGAGGAAGGCCTGACTGCATCTGTTGAAGCTTTTGATCTGACCACCAATAA ATGGGAGATAATGCCTGAATTTCCCCAAGAGAGAAGTTCCATTAGTTTAGTCACTTTAAGTGGAGCTTTGTATGCTATTGGAGGCTTTGCAATGATTCAGCTTGAATCTAAAGAATTTGCACCTAGTGAAGTCACTGACATATGGAA GTATGATGATGAGAAGAAAGAATGGGTTGGCATACTGAAAGAGATCCGTTATGCTACTGGAGCCTCCTGCCTGGCCACACGCTTAAACCTCTTCAAGTTATCAAAACTGTAA